A DNA window from Pseudomonas sp. B21-056 contains the following coding sequences:
- the flgB gene encoding flagellar basal body rod protein FlgB has product MSISFDKALGIHEQALSFRAQRAEVLANNIANADTPNYKARDLDFSKVLAEQNEKTKNGSFALNMTNSRHIEAEGLGNGDESLMYRTPMQPSIDQNTVDAQLEQSNYAENSVNFQASFTLLNSKFKGLISALRGE; this is encoded by the coding sequence ATGAGCATCAGCTTCGATAAAGCGCTCGGTATCCACGAACAGGCCCTGAGCTTCCGCGCCCAGCGTGCCGAAGTCCTGGCCAACAACATCGCCAACGCCGATACCCCGAACTACAAGGCTCGGGACCTGGACTTTTCCAAAGTGCTCGCCGAGCAGAACGAGAAGACCAAGAACGGCTCCTTCGCCCTGAACATGACCAACAGCCGTCATATCGAGGCCGAAGGCCTGGGCAACGGCGACGAGTCGCTGATGTATCGCACGCCGATGCAACCTTCGATCGACCAGAACACCGTGGACGCTCAACTGGAACAGTCCAACTACGCGGAGAACTCCGTGAACTTCCAGGCCAGCTTCACCCTGCTCAACAGCAAATTCAAAGGGCTGATCTCGGCCCTGCGCGGAGAGTAA
- a CDS encoding IS110 family transposase, with amino-acid sequence MAMPIPLVKPIVGVDVAKDELVMYHAETDQLEIVPNNKTAIKKWLKALSMQVDIAIEATNIYHLEFADLAHKAGCVIYMVGGYELSHYRKGVNVRAKTDALDARLLARYLKNEGQELHPWNPPSPLYRRLVSLFRRRAAVVQARVSLSQSWANEPLLKAAFKRQIGAMQRLETLVEKKIQDELKDAGLLGQLKRCMKVEGIGLLTGARLLTSFQRGDFKNADAFIAFLGLDLRISQSGRKQGRRCLTKRGDPEARRLLHNAAMSARRTERWKGFYEALLARGLSTTQAMVALSRKLARVVFALLQNQSEYQPERHLKASHAP; translated from the coding sequence ATGGCAATGCCGATTCCCCTCGTCAAGCCGATTGTGGGTGTGGATGTCGCCAAGGATGAGTTGGTGATGTATCACGCCGAAACCGATCAGCTTGAGATAGTCCCCAATAACAAAACTGCGATTAAGAAGTGGCTCAAGGCCTTGTCCATGCAGGTGGATATTGCCATCGAAGCCACCAATATCTATCACCTGGAGTTCGCCGATCTGGCTCACAAGGCCGGCTGCGTGATCTACATGGTCGGTGGCTATGAGCTCAGTCACTACCGCAAAGGCGTGAACGTGCGCGCCAAAACCGATGCACTGGATGCTCGCCTGTTGGCCCGTTACCTGAAGAACGAAGGCCAGGAACTGCATCCCTGGAACCCGCCATCGCCCTTGTATCGCCGGCTCGTAAGCCTTTTCCGACGCCGTGCGGCTGTGGTCCAGGCCCGTGTCAGCCTGAGCCAAAGCTGGGCGAACGAGCCGTTACTCAAAGCCGCGTTCAAACGCCAGATAGGCGCGATGCAACGGCTGGAAACCCTGGTCGAAAAAAAGATCCAGGATGAGCTGAAGGACGCAGGCTTGCTGGGTCAGCTCAAGCGCTGCATGAAAGTTGAAGGCATTGGCCTGTTGACCGGCGCCCGGTTGCTCACCTCGTTTCAGCGGGGGGATTTCAAAAATGCCGATGCCTTCATCGCTTTTCTGGGGCTGGACCTGCGCATATCGCAATCAGGGCGAAAACAGGGTCGCCGCTGCTTGACCAAACGAGGTGATCCAGAAGCTCGCCGACTGCTGCACAACGCAGCGATGTCGGCAAGGCGCACGGAGCGATGGAAGGGGTTCTATGAGGCGTTGCTGGCACGGGGACTAAGTACAACTCAGGCCATGGTGGCGCTGTCGCGCAAGCTTGCCCGCGTAGTATTCGCTCTGCTGCAGAATCAGAGCGAATACCAGCCAGAAAGGCATTTGAAGGCTAGTCATGCACCATAG
- the cheR gene encoding protein-glutamate O-methyltransferase CheR: MSTGNLDFEQFRVFLEKACGILLGENKQYLVSSRLNKLMEQQGLKSLGELVQRIQTQPRSGLREMVVDAMTTNETLWFRDTYPFEVLKNKVLPAAIKASPGQRLRIWSAACSSGQEPYSLSMSIDEFERTNIGQLKGGVQIVATDLSGTMLNNCKTGEYDSLAIGRGLSPDRLQRYFDPKGPGRWMVKAPIKSRVEFRSFNLLDSYASLGKFDIVFCRNVLIYFSAEVKKDILLRIHGTLKPGGYLFLGASEALNGLPDHYQMIQCSPGIIYQAK, encoded by the coding sequence TTGTCTACGGGTAATTTGGATTTCGAACAGTTCCGGGTCTTCCTGGAAAAAGCCTGTGGCATATTGCTTGGTGAAAACAAGCAATACCTGGTGTCGAGCCGTCTCAACAAATTGATGGAGCAGCAGGGCCTCAAGTCGTTGGGCGAGCTGGTACAGCGTATCCAGACCCAGCCGCGCAGTGGTTTGCGCGAGATGGTGGTAGATGCCATGACCACCAACGAAACCCTGTGGTTTCGCGATACCTATCCGTTCGAAGTGTTGAAGAACAAAGTGCTGCCGGCGGCCATCAAGGCCAGCCCGGGCCAGCGCCTGCGGATCTGGTCGGCAGCCTGTTCGTCGGGCCAGGAACCGTATTCGCTGTCGATGTCCATCGACGAGTTCGAGCGGACCAATATCGGCCAGTTGAAGGGCGGCGTGCAGATCGTTGCCACCGACCTGTCCGGGACCATGCTCAACAATTGCAAGACCGGTGAGTACGACAGCCTGGCCATCGGCCGCGGCCTGTCGCCTGATCGCCTGCAACGCTACTTCGATCCGAAAGGGCCGGGACGCTGGATGGTCAAGGCGCCGATCAAGAGCCGGGTGGAATTCCGCTCGTTCAACCTGCTGGACAGCTATGCCAGCCTGGGCAAGTTCGACATCGTGTTCTGCCGCAACGTACTGATCTACTTCTCCGCCGAAGTGAAGAAGGACATCCTGCTGCGTATCCACGGCACCCTGAAGCCGGGCGGCTACCTGTTCCTCGGTGCGTCCGAAGCGCTGAACGGCTTGCCGGATCATTACCAGATGATCCAATGCAGCCCGGGGATCATCTACCAGGCGAAGTGA